The Hylaeus volcanicus isolate JK05 unplaced genomic scaffold, UHH_iyHylVolc1.0_haploid 12197, whole genome shotgun sequence genome has a window encoding:
- the LOC128883093 gene encoding cGMP-dependent protein kinase-like — protein MGNCVISRNDRLLSEVNHLKISRECVVYNIAHAFKRLLTFKIHKKSESYVEDKTLSIMKATDNDTSFPQSAMFSERKMADREKFGRIRPDQCDREVEEDINEKEMFRQKTESDRQLIKLALKNNFVCSSLNEEEVNCLCDAMRFYVFYKSDYVCYQGNLGSHFFIVHSGEFDVLIDNILVNKMKQGKAFGELALIHNTPRSASVRAVMDGALWGVELSTFRNILKHLSSRNYAENRQFLDSVKIFELLTDFQKVMITNALVVQTFINNQAIVKEGETGDVLYIIKEGEAHVIIKGVTIRKLGKGDYFGERALLYDQPRSATIVATRKTVCVSIGRDLLQKVLGNLQHVLFRNIMLIALQNSPVFRKFTEHQLSSFIEGAVMKDFPANYVIRNRKINAKGICFLIVLEGHIVVKMNERLVCSLIRGQSFGDNYILNTDQAFPYSVETLSHCKLALLTTRLFSSILRSDNIEKALDYNQKKSIVKKMYIAQFLSEEKIDILVRAFKTEVYKMNEIILREGHIGTRFYIIKSGEVIVSQQHKKLRTCGRHDYFGERALLYDEPRTASVEASSDVVELWVVEKATFLQFMQGPMLHHLEERIRLQDTKVTFDELVVDRIIGKGTFGTVKLVTHKKTGVRYALKCVSTRTVIQLKQKNHIRLEREILAENDHPFIIKLVKTFGDRRYLYFLMELITGGELYDAIRRIGLLNRTQSQFYLASIILAVEYLHERNIGYRDLKPENILLDSQGYIKLIDFGCATKITGRCYTFVGTPHYMAPEVILGRGYTASADIWAFGVCLYEFLCGPLPFGNDAEDQLTILRDILTAKLAFPSYVTDQDAINLIKRLLCRSPEIRIGCSVNGYKEIKEHRFFNNFDWHKLLIRAITPPLVPTKEFYTEDSEPGRPSISSIANKHDTGEIEDYDWEKDFELIETSEHKAIH, from the exons CGTTTAAAAGACtgttaacatttaaaat ACATAAAAAATCCGAGTCATATGTCGAAGATAAAACATTATCTATTATGAAAGCTACAGATAATGAT ACGTCTTTTCCGCAATCTGCCATGTTTTc AGAGAGAAAGATGGCTGATAGGGAAAAGTTTGGTCGTATTCGTCCAGACCAATGTGACAGAGAGGTTGAAGaggatattaatgaaaaagaaatgtttagaCAAAAAACAGAAAGCGACCGACAACTTATTAAATTAGCTCtcaaaaacaattttgtttgttcttcgtTAAACGAAGAAGAAGTCAATTGTCTTTGTGACGCTATGCGTTTCTATGTATTCTATAAGTCAGACTATGTTTGTTATCAAGGAAATCTTGGAtctcatttttttattgtacattctggagaatttgatgttttgattgataatatattagttaataaGATG AAACAAGGTAAAGCGTTTGGGGAATTGGCACTCATTCATAACACGCCTCGCTCTGCGTCCGTTCGAGCGGTAATGGACGGAGCTTTATGGGGAGTTGAGTTATCCACATTTCGTAACATATTGAAACACCTTTCAAGCAG AAATTACGCGGAAAATCGTCAGTTTTTAGATTCagttaaaatttttgaacttCTTACTGATTTTCAAAAAGTTATGATAACCAATGCATTGGTAGtacaaacatttataaataatcaag CTATTGTAAAGGAAGGGGAAACGGGTGATGttctgtatattataaaggaagGTGAAGCTCATGTCATTATTAAAGGAGTCACTATACGAAAATTAGGAAAG ggagattattttggtGAACGAGCTTTATTATATGATCAGCCGCGTTCGGCTACCATTGTGGCTACTAGAAAAACTGTGTGTGTATCCATTGGTCGTGATCTTTTACAAAAAGTGCTAGGAAATTTACAACATGTTTTGTTCCGAAATATTATGCTTATAG ctCTTCAAAATAGTCCCGTGTTTCGAAAATTCACGGAACACCAACTCTCTTCATTTATTGAAGGAGCGGTTATGAAGGATTTCCCTGCTAATTATGTTATtcgaaatcgtaaaattaatgcaaag ggaatttgttttttaatagtattaGAAGGGCATATAGTggtaaaaatgaacgaaaggCTCGTATGTTCACTGATTCGAGGACAAAGTTTTGgagataattatattttaaatacggATCAAGCATTTCCTTATTCAGTGGAAACATTATCTCACTGCAAa CTAGCTTTGCttacaacaagacttttcTCTTCTATATTGCGCTCagataatatagaaaaagctTTAGATTATAATCAAAAAAAGTCtattgtaaaaaaa ATGTACATTGCCCAGTTTCTATCTGaagaaaaaatcgatattctaGTTCGTGCATTTAAAACTGAAGTctataaaatgaatgaaataattttacgtgAAGGGCATATAGGAACACGTTTTTATATCATTAAATCg GGGGAAGTAATTGTATCTCAACAACACAAAAAATTGAGAACTTGTGGGCGTCATGATTATTTTGGGGAACGTGCTTTACTCTATGATGAACCACGCACTGCTTCAGTAGAAGCGTCTTCCGACGTTGTCGAATTATGGGTAGTTGAAAAAGCTACTTTTCTTCAGTTTATGCAAGGGCCTATGTTGCATCATTTAGAAGAGCGTATTAGACTTCAG GATACCAAAGTAACATTTGATGAGCTTGTTGTAGACCGCATTATTGGAAAAGGAACGTTTGGTACAGTAAAATTGGTAACGCATAAGAAAACAGGAGTTCGCTATGCGCTCAAGTGTGTCAGCACACGCACTgtcattcaattaaaacaaaaaaatcatattCGATTAGAGCGAGAAATATTAGCGGAAAATGATCATCCTTTTATCATTAAATTGG TTAAAACTTTTGGAGATAGACGGTATTTATATTTCCTAATGGAGTTAATAACGGGTGGTGAATTGTATGATGCTATTCGTCGTATCGGTTTATTAAATCGTACACAAAGCCAGTTCTATTTAGCTTCCATAATTTTAGCTGTTGAATATCTTCATGAACGTAATATAGGATATCGT GATTTGAAacctgaaaatattcttttagaTTCTCAaggatatataaaattaattgacttTGGTTGTGCTACAAAAATTACTGGTCGTTGTTATACATTTGTGGGAACACCTCATTATATGGCACCCGAAGTTATTTTAG GAAGAGGATATACAGCATCCGCTGATATATGGGCTTTTGGTGTATGTTTATATGAATTTCTCTGTGGTCCTCTTCCGTTTGGTAACGACGCTGAGGATCAACTCACAATTTTAAGAGATATTCTTACAG CTAAACTTGCTTTCCCTAGTTATGTTACGGATCAAGATgctataaatttaattaaacggttATTATGTCGTTCACCTGAAATACGCATAGGTTGCTCAGTCAATGGATATAAA GAAATAAAAGAACAccgattttttaataactttgattggcataaattattaatacgaGCAATAACGCCTCCATTAGTTccaacaaaagaattttacacCGAGGATAGTGAACCG ggtCGCCCTAGTATATCCTCTATAGCCAATAAACATGATACAGGTGAAATAGAGGATTACGATTGGGAGAAAGATTTTGAATTGATTGAGACATCTGAACATAAAGCAATccattaa
- the LOC128882897 gene encoding growth hormone-regulated TBC protein 1-like isoform X2 produces MNILKRKNVIVSTSSKLDAFRNDNSFLLSSRFLSWTLYRNKAQESRCHYLLSKRLIRRGIPDDLRSEAWSYLLGSYELLCRLPSRYTEYVKKAEYSTTIDTLKQIEMDVTRTFPTHAFYQTSQGIGHLRNVLRAFSVHNPEINYCQGLNFLAGVFLLYMKEDIAFWSLVQMVSASSTKGLKISDYYTRHLFGLRRDIKTLRYLMKRHTSKALSVLNSQNIELDCICAEWFLCSFSTVFPFPVFLRIWDILFREGKKIFFRISLAIFKIFEKKTFQSLSFESIVTFFKTDLRNELTVSRKLLHIAFHGIGHLKRSAISYFEHKASIELVKELKSQGIYYIFDPITNSFQLSYEDKITIPNCLYNDTTCFFKLNKDLKTSIKMLNT; encoded by the exons atgaacattttaaaaaggaaaaatgtgaTAGTATCAACGTCGTCTAAACTGGACGCTTTTAGAAACGACA ATTCATTCCTTCTTTCCTCACGTTTTCTTtc ATGGACACTGTATCGAAATAAAGCCCAGGAATCAAGATGTCACTATTTACTATCCAAACGGTTAATACGGAGAGGAATTCCTGATGACTTGag atCTGAAGCATGGTCATATTTACTAGGAAGCTATGAGTTATTGTGCCGATTACCTTCACGTTATACTGa atacGTTAAAAAAGCGGAATATTCAACAACAATAGACACATTAAAACAGATAGAGATGGATGTTACTCGTACATTTCCAACACACGCCTTT TATCAAACATCCCAAGGTATTGGACACCTTCGAAATGTATTAAGAGCTTTTTCTGTTCATAACCCTGAGATAAATTATTGCCAG GGTTTAAACTTTTTGGCAGGAgtctttttactttatatgAAAGAAGATATTGCCTTTTGGTCTTTA gTTCAAATGGTTTCCGCGTCATCAACAAAAGGATTGAAAATAAGTGATTATTATACTCGACATCTTTTTGGTTTAAGAAGAGATATAAAA ACGCTTCGATATTTAATGAAGCGCCACACATCCAAAGCTCTTTCCGTGTTAAA TTCTCAAAATATCGAATTAGATTGCATCTGTGCTGAATGGTTTCTATGTTCGTTTTCTACAGTTTTCCCA TTTCCTGTTTTTCTACGCATCTGGGATATTCTTTTTCGGGAAgggaaaaaaattttctttagaatatctctagcaatttttaaaatttttgaaaaaaaaacatttcaatctCTTTCATTTGAAAgcattgttacattttttaaaacagatttaagaaatgaattg ACAGTATCCCGTAAATTATTGCACATTGCATTTCATGGTATAGGACACCTTAAAAGATCTGCTATCTCCTATTTTGAGCATAAAGCTTCTATTGAG ttagtcaaagaattaaaatcacaaggaatttattatatttttgatccAATcacaaattcatttcaattatcCTATGAAGACAAAATAACTATTCCTAATTGCCTTTATAATGATACAACATGTTTTTTCAAACTTAACAAGGATTTAAAAACAAgcataaaaatgttgaacacATAA
- the LOC128882897 gene encoding growth hormone-regulated TBC protein 1-like isoform X1, with protein sequence MNILKRKNVIVSTSSKLDAFRNDSIDKSYNSENNVPFLDSFLLSSRFLSWTLYRNKAQESRCHYLLSKRLIRRGIPDDLRSEAWSYLLGSYELLCRLPSRYTEYVKKAEYSTTIDTLKQIEMDVTRTFPTHAFYQTSQGIGHLRNVLRAFSVHNPEINYCQGLNFLAGVFLLYMKEDIAFWSLVQMVSASSTKGLKISDYYTRHLFGLRRDIKTLRYLMKRHTSKALSVLNSQNIELDCICAEWFLCSFSTVFPFPVFLRIWDILFREGKKIFFRISLAIFKIFEKKTFQSLSFESIVTFFKTDLRNELTVSRKLLHIAFHGIGHLKRSAISYFEHKASIELVKELKSQGIYYIFDPITNSFQLSYEDKITIPNCLYNDTTCFFKLNKDLKTSIKMLNT encoded by the exons atgaacattttaaaaaggaaaaatgtgaTAGTATCAACGTCGTCTAAACTGGACGCTTTTAGAAACGACAGTATTGATAAAAGTTATAATTCCGAAAACAACGTTCCATTTTTAGATTCATTCCTTCTTTCCTCACGTTTTCTTtc ATGGACACTGTATCGAAATAAAGCCCAGGAATCAAGATGTCACTATTTACTATCCAAACGGTTAATACGGAGAGGAATTCCTGATGACTTGag atCTGAAGCATGGTCATATTTACTAGGAAGCTATGAGTTATTGTGCCGATTACCTTCACGTTATACTGa atacGTTAAAAAAGCGGAATATTCAACAACAATAGACACATTAAAACAGATAGAGATGGATGTTACTCGTACATTTCCAACACACGCCTTT TATCAAACATCCCAAGGTATTGGACACCTTCGAAATGTATTAAGAGCTTTTTCTGTTCATAACCCTGAGATAAATTATTGCCAG GGTTTAAACTTTTTGGCAGGAgtctttttactttatatgAAAGAAGATATTGCCTTTTGGTCTTTA gTTCAAATGGTTTCCGCGTCATCAACAAAAGGATTGAAAATAAGTGATTATTATACTCGACATCTTTTTGGTTTAAGAAGAGATATAAAA ACGCTTCGATATTTAATGAAGCGCCACACATCCAAAGCTCTTTCCGTGTTAAA TTCTCAAAATATCGAATTAGATTGCATCTGTGCTGAATGGTTTCTATGTTCGTTTTCTACAGTTTTCCCA TTTCCTGTTTTTCTACGCATCTGGGATATTCTTTTTCGGGAAgggaaaaaaattttctttagaatatctctagcaatttttaaaatttttgaaaaaaaaacatttcaatctCTTTCATTTGAAAgcattgttacattttttaaaacagatttaagaaatgaattg ACAGTATCCCGTAAATTATTGCACATTGCATTTCATGGTATAGGACACCTTAAAAGATCTGCTATCTCCTATTTTGAGCATAAAGCTTCTATTGAG ttagtcaaagaattaaaatcacaaggaatttattatatttttgatccAATcacaaattcatttcaattatcCTATGAAGACAAAATAACTATTCCTAATTGCCTTTATAATGATACAACATGTTTTTTCAAACTTAACAAGGATTTAAAAACAAgcataaaaatgttgaacacATAA